In Rhododendron vialii isolate Sample 1 chromosome 9a, ASM3025357v1, the following are encoded in one genomic region:
- the LOC131301821 gene encoding disease resistance protein RPP13-like: protein MVDAVVSFVVDRLGDLLIEQVVFLRGVKDDVEWLRGQLGYMLCFLQDAEEKQDVDNRMRKWISDIRDVAYEAEDIIDNFILKVEAGTSKKMGLKDCFQKYFCICSKHASLIQQANLYSIGQEIKTLKTKLTQIQQNQVTFGIRSINDAREGSDRMNTVDSWLRRERPYKDDEHVVGFKEDANKLMSELVKEVKDRYVISIVGTGGLGKTTIARKLYNTLNPTDTFDSYAWVSVSTDYKIQDILRSTIKSFKKPNTKEELEFLEKMKEEDLEPHLRDYLKGRRYLVVLDDVWDVNAWPSLMRAFPDEKNGSRVIMTTRNKVVAEPSNERTYVHELPFLKEKESWELFCSKAFPNYDEVENQKNRCPPGLESLTREMASKCHGLPLAIVVLGGLLRKKNPDEWPKLEQHMWRHLRDHDSHRVQHLLALSFNDLPYRLKSCFLYLGLFPEDFQIDAKKLC from the coding sequence ATGGTTGACGCTGTTGTCTCCTTCGTGGTGGATAGACTTGGTGACCTTCTCATCGAACAAGTTGTTTTTTTACGAGGAGTGAAAGATGATGTTGAATGGTTGAGAGGCCAATTGGGGTATATGTTGTGTTTCCTACAAGATGCAGAAGAAAAGCAAGATGTAGACAATCGGATGCGCAAGTGGATATCCGATATTAGAGATGTTGCTTATGAGGCCGAGGATATTATTGATAACTTCATCCTCAAAGTAGAAGCAGGGACTTCAAAAAAGATGGGGTTAAAAGATTGCTTTCAGAAGTATTTTTGCATTTGTAGCAAACATGCTAGTCTCATCCAACAGGCAAATCTCTATAGTATAGGACAGGAAATAAAAACACTGAAGACCAAGCTCACTCAAATTCAACAAAATCAAGTAACTTTTGGGATAAGAAGTATTAATGACGCAAGAGAAGGATCGGATCGCATGAATACGGTAGATAGTTGGCTACGAAGAGAACGCCCATATAAAGACGATGAGCATGTTGTAGGCTTCAAGGAGGATGCTAACAAATTGATGTCTGAACTTGTCAAAGAGGTGAAAGATCGGTATGTGATCTCAATCGTGGGCACCGGAGGCTTGGGTAAGACAACTATTGCTCGGAAGCTTTACAACACTCTTAATCCTACAGACACATTTGACAGCTATGCTTGGGTTTCCGTGTCCACTGATTACAAAATCCAAGATATTCTCCGATCAACAATAAAATCTTTCAAAAAGCCAAACACCAAAGAGGAATTAGAGTTCTTAGAgaagatgaaagaagaagatttgGAGCCTCATTTACGTGATTACTTGAAAGGACGTCGATATTTGGTAGTGCTTGACGATGTATGGGACGTAAATGCTTGGCCAAGCTTGATGAGAGCATTTCCGGATGAGAAAAATGGAAGCAGAGTAATCATGACAACCCGAAACAAAGTTGTTGCCGAGCCTAGCAATGAGAGAACATATGTCCATGAGCTCCCATTTCTGAAGGAGAAAGAAAGTTGGGAATTGTTTTGTAGTAAAGCATTTCCTAACTACGATGAGgttgaaaatcaaaaaaatcgTTGTCCTCCAGGCTTGGAGAGTTTGACGAGAGAGATGGCCAGCAAATGTCATGGCTTACCCCTAGCCATAGTCGTATTGGGTGGTCTACTGCGAAAAAAAAATCCCGACGAGTGGCCCAAGTTGGAACAGCACATGTGGCGCCATCTAAGAGATCATGACTCACATCGTGTTCAACATTTATTGGCTTTAAGTTTCAATGATTTGCCCTATCGCTTGAAGTCATGCTTTCTTTACTTGGGTTTGTTTCCAGAAGACTTTCAAATTGATGCAAAGAAACTTTGTTAG